In Bradyrhizobium sp. 1(2017), one DNA window encodes the following:
- a CDS encoding MFS transporter, with protein MTITLPAAAREPDHSMSDGLPAAQRRWAIAAIFTALAMASLDTAIANIALPAIAADLHVTPEQSVWVVNVYQIALVATLLPLGALGEIVGHQRIYLGGLILFTIASLFCAVAWSLDSLLVARTLQGLGASGIMSVNTALVRFVYPGRMQGRGFGHNALVVATAFTFGPSIASAILALGPWPWLFAVNIPFGLVAIGIGFAMLPKTPRADHGFDFLGATLAAACLGLFITGIGSAAHNLSPVVVGIELVSALALGFILTRRHADHPAPMLPIDLFSRPMFALSAATAVCSFAVQGLAFVSLPFYFEGVLGRSQVETGFFMTPWPLVVGIMAPIAGRLSDRYAVGLLGGIGLVLLGLGMALLAMLPPNPAIADIIWRMVICGMGFGFFQAPNMKAVMGSAPPHRSGSASGIVATARLIGQTTGAALAAACFALAGHDGATLALALGAGFAALGSVMSFLRLAVK; from the coding sequence ATGACAATCACGTTACCCGCCGCCGCGCGCGAGCCCGATCACTCCATGTCCGATGGCTTGCCGGCCGCGCAGCGGCGCTGGGCCATCGCCGCCATCTTCACCGCGCTGGCGATGGCCTCGCTCGACACCGCGATCGCCAACATCGCCCTGCCCGCCATCGCCGCCGACCTGCACGTCACGCCGGAGCAGTCGGTCTGGGTCGTCAACGTCTACCAGATCGCGCTGGTGGCGACGCTGCTGCCGCTCGGAGCCCTCGGCGAAATCGTCGGGCACCAGCGCATCTATCTCGGCGGCTTGATCCTGTTCACCATCGCCTCGCTGTTCTGCGCGGTGGCGTGGTCGCTGGACAGCCTGCTCGTCGCGCGCACGCTGCAGGGCCTGGGCGCGAGCGGCATCATGAGCGTCAATACGGCGCTGGTGCGCTTCGTCTATCCAGGCCGGATGCAGGGCCGCGGCTTCGGCCACAACGCGCTGGTGGTCGCGACCGCCTTCACCTTCGGGCCGTCCATTGCGTCGGCGATCCTCGCGCTCGGCCCGTGGCCGTGGCTGTTCGCCGTCAACATCCCGTTTGGCCTCGTCGCGATCGGCATCGGCTTTGCGATGCTGCCGAAGACGCCGCGGGCGGATCACGGTTTCGACTTTCTCGGCGCAACTCTCGCTGCGGCTTGCCTTGGCCTGTTCATCACCGGCATCGGCAGCGCCGCGCACAATCTGTCGCCGGTGGTCGTCGGCATCGAGCTGGTCTCGGCGCTCGCGCTCGGATTCATCCTGACGCGCCGCCATGCCGATCATCCGGCGCCGATGCTGCCGATCGACCTGTTCAGCCGGCCGATGTTCGCGCTGTCGGCCGCAACCGCGGTGTGCTCCTTCGCAGTCCAAGGCCTCGCCTTCGTCTCGCTGCCGTTCTACTTCGAGGGCGTGCTCGGGCGCTCGCAGGTCGAGACCGGCTTCTTCATGACACCATGGCCGCTGGTGGTCGGCATCATGGCGCCGATCGCCGGGCGCCTGTCCGACCGCTACGCGGTCGGCCTGCTCGGCGGCATCGGCCTCGTGCTGCTCGGCCTCGGCATGGCGCTGCTCGCGATGCTGCCGCCCAATCCCGCCATAGCCGACATCATCTGGCGGATGGTGATCTGCGGCATGGGGTTCGGCTTCTTCCAGGCGCCGAACATGAAGGCGGTGATGGGAAGCGCGCCGCCGCATCGCAGCGGCAGCGCCTCCGGCATCGTCGCCACGGCGCGCCTGATCGGACAGACCACGGGCGCGGCGCTCGCCGCGGCCTGCTTCGCGCTCGCAGGTCACGACGGCGCGACACTGGCGCTGGCGCTCGGCGCAGGCTTTGCCGCGCTCGGCAGCGTGATGAGCTTCCTGCGGCTGGCGGTGAAATAG
- a CDS encoding isocitrate/isopropylmalate dehydrogenase family protein gives MHIVVLPGDGIGPEITTATSGVLRAASERFQLNLRLEEHAVGHASLRLSGTTVRPELLDIVRAADGLILGPTATFDFKDEAHGEINPSRHFRKSLDLYANVRPARTYAGRPARCGHFDLVVVRENTEGFYADRNMEQGNGEMLVTPDVAISLRRITRACCERIAHAACRLAMKRRRHLTIVHKANVLKIGDGMFLGVCREAAKAYPGLTVDDILVDAMMAHVVRNPDRFDVIVATNMFGDILSDLTAELSGSLGLGGSLNVGDRYAMAQAAHGSAPDIAGQDIANPVSLILSAALLLAWHGERSGTARYEEAARAIEAAAAKAIAGGRATRDVGGKLGTIAAGAAVAEILQAG, from the coding sequence ATGCATATCGTCGTCTTGCCCGGTGACGGCATCGGGCCGGAGATCACGACCGCGACTTCAGGCGTGCTGCGCGCGGCGTCCGAACGTTTCCAGCTCAATCTGCGCCTGGAGGAGCACGCGGTCGGCCATGCAAGCCTGAGGCTATCGGGCACGACGGTGCGCCCCGAATTGCTCGACATCGTCCGCGCCGCCGACGGGCTGATCCTGGGGCCGACCGCGACCTTCGACTTCAAGGACGAGGCGCATGGCGAGATCAATCCGTCCAGGCATTTCCGCAAGAGCCTCGACCTCTACGCCAATGTCAGGCCGGCGCGCACCTATGCCGGCAGGCCCGCGCGATGCGGGCATTTCGACCTCGTCGTGGTGCGAGAGAACACGGAAGGGTTTTACGCCGACCGCAACATGGAACAGGGCAACGGCGAGATGCTGGTGACGCCCGACGTTGCGATCTCGCTGCGCCGGATCACGCGGGCGTGCTGCGAGCGCATCGCACACGCCGCCTGCCGCCTGGCGATGAAGCGGCGCCGGCATCTCACCATCGTGCACAAGGCCAATGTGCTCAAGATCGGCGACGGCATGTTCCTCGGCGTCTGCCGCGAGGCGGCGAAGGCGTATCCCGGTCTCACCGTCGACGACATCCTCGTCGACGCCATGATGGCGCATGTGGTGCGCAACCCCGATCGCTTCGACGTCATCGTCGCCACCAACATGTTCGGCGACATCCTGTCCGATCTCACCGCCGAGCTCTCCGGCAGCCTCGGCCTCGGCGGCTCGCTGAACGTCGGCGACCGCTATGCCATGGCGCAGGCCGCCCACGGCTCGGCGCCAGACATCGCGGGACAGGACATTGCCAATCCGGTCTCGCTGATCCTGTCGGCCGCCCTGCTGCTCGCCTGGCACGGCGAGCGGAGCGGGACTGCGCGTTATGAGGAGGCTGCACGTGCGATCGAAGCGGCAGCGGCGAAGGCGATCGCCGGGGGCAGGGCAACGCGCGACGTCGGCGGCAAGCTCGGCACCATCGCGGCAGGGGCGGCGGTTGCGGAGATCTTGCAGGCGGGGTGA
- a CDS encoding pyridoxamine 5'-phosphate oxidase family protein, which produces MPKTSLAEIAKEMADIDIAILSTHTENGQIANRPMSNNGDVTYDGTSYYFTYEQARTVSDIQRNPKVALGFSSEAGLFSKGIYVAVEGTAELIRDKAAFQQHWTSDLDKWFDEGIDTPGIVLIKVKANRVTYWKGREEGEVEL; this is translated from the coding sequence ATGCCCAAGACATCGCTCGCCGAGATCGCGAAGGAAATGGCCGACATCGACATCGCCATTTTGTCGACGCATACCGAGAACGGCCAGATCGCCAACCGTCCCATGAGCAACAATGGCGACGTCACCTATGACGGCACCTCGTATTACTTCACCTACGAACAGGCGCGGACCGTATCGGATATCCAACGGAATCCCAAAGTCGCGCTCGGATTTTCGTCGGAAGCGGGCCTGTTCTCGAAGGGGATTTACGTGGCCGTCGAAGGGACTGCCGAACTGATCCGGGACAAGGCGGCCTTCCAACAGCACTGGACGAGCGATCTCGACAAATGGTTCGACGAGGGCATCGATACGCCAGGCATCGTCCTGATCAAGGTCAAAGCCAACCGCGTGACCTATTGGAAAGGTCGCGAAGAGGGTGAGGTCGAGCTCTGA
- a CDS encoding amidase family protein, which produces MADTTATSPTAASRKTTDLSSLGLAIAAEAIRNGDITSEGYARALLQRAGMLAELNTFITIDEAAVLAAARDADKARAAGSAALLLGVPLGVKDSYLTQGLPTSLGLDSLAHFVPREDADAVSAIKGAGALVFGKNNLVEMSYGLTGHNARYGQVRNPHAWDRVSGGSSSGSAASVAAGIVPAALGGDTVGSIRVPASFCGVVGFKPTTGRWPRKGVAPISHTLDTTGVFARNVEDCLLVDQIVTGEQDAKSSGRDDLRGVRLAFAPRQFLDLVDADVETGFRNVVRQLQDAGAEIVEVDLGDDFNALIQTATWGIFAHETMGAISDFLRRHDIPTTFEAIHEGLKPQLRQAWGHIVLPDGAGATSAEAYQTALSVTRPEIQQRLNAAFVSEGALALLQPTTPCTAPLIEEQATVRIAGQEVSYLALANHTVSASSVGLPGISLPCGLSRAGLPIGLELDAALGSDRALLNLARRIEGVLGANSTAS; this is translated from the coding sequence ATGGCCGACACGACCGCCACTTCACCCACCGCGGCATCGCGAAAAACCACTGATCTCAGCTCGCTTGGACTCGCAATTGCAGCCGAAGCTATTCGGAACGGCGACATCACGTCCGAAGGCTATGCCAGGGCACTTCTGCAGCGCGCGGGAATGCTCGCAGAGCTCAACACCTTCATCACGATCGACGAGGCCGCCGTGCTGGCAGCCGCGAGGGATGCGGACAAGGCACGCGCGGCCGGATCGGCGGCACTCCTGCTAGGCGTGCCGCTCGGCGTGAAGGACAGCTATTTGACCCAAGGGCTGCCGACGAGCCTGGGTCTCGACAGCCTCGCCCATTTCGTGCCGCGCGAAGATGCGGACGCGGTCAGCGCGATCAAGGGGGCGGGCGCGCTGGTGTTCGGCAAGAACAACCTCGTCGAGATGTCCTATGGTTTGACGGGGCACAACGCACGTTATGGCCAGGTGAGGAATCCGCACGCGTGGGATCGCGTCTCGGGCGGCTCCTCCAGCGGCTCGGCCGCATCGGTTGCCGCCGGCATCGTTCCCGCCGCGTTGGGCGGTGACACCGTCGGGTCGATCCGGGTGCCCGCATCATTCTGCGGTGTCGTGGGATTCAAGCCAACCACCGGACGCTGGCCGCGCAAAGGCGTTGCTCCGATCTCACATACGCTCGACACTACGGGCGTATTCGCCCGCAATGTCGAGGACTGCCTTCTGGTGGATCAGATCGTGACGGGTGAGCAGGATGCGAAGTCGTCGGGTCGCGATGACCTGAGGGGAGTGCGACTGGCCTTCGCGCCGCGACAATTCCTGGATTTGGTGGATGCGGACGTCGAGACCGGTTTCCGCAACGTCGTTCGGCAGCTGCAGGATGCCGGCGCCGAGATCGTCGAGGTCGATCTCGGCGATGATTTCAATGCCCTCATTCAAACCGCGACATGGGGCATCTTCGCTCATGAGACAATGGGTGCAATCTCGGACTTCCTGCGCCGCCACGACATTCCCACCACATTCGAGGCGATCCATGAGGGCCTCAAGCCCCAGCTTCGGCAGGCATGGGGGCACATCGTATTGCCCGACGGTGCAGGCGCGACCTCGGCAGAGGCGTACCAGACGGCGCTCAGCGTGACGCGGCCGGAAATCCAGCAGCGCCTCAATGCGGCGTTCGTCTCTGAGGGCGCACTTGCGCTCTTGCAGCCGACGACACCTTGCACGGCGCCCTTGATCGAGGAGCAGGCGACCGTCCGCATCGCGGGACAGGAAGTCAGCTACCTCGCTCTGGCGAACCACACGGTGTCCGCGAGCAGCGTGGGGCTGCCGGGCATCAGCCTTCCCTGTGGCTTGTCTCGCGCCGGGCTGCCGATCGGCCTCGAGCTGGACGCCGCCCTGGGCAGCGACCGGGCACTTCTGAATCTTGCCCGCAGGATCGAAGGCGTCCTGGGTGCCAATTCGACTGCGAGCTGA
- a CDS encoding TetR/AcrR family transcriptional regulator, with protein MRFEKGHKAATRRHIVDVASNCVRRDGISAAGIGGIMSEAGLTKGAFTPHFESKHQLVREAMASALGDQQHRFDEDRQNGLDLEGAIRRYLNRAHLEDPASGCPSAALLPEIARQPLSIRQDYEKALQGYVSSLAALLPEAGSAVRRSRAMAIFGLMVGTLQFARAVPDRARAKQILEGGVQAALQLAQAPSS; from the coding sequence ATGCGGTTTGAGAAGGGCCACAAGGCCGCAACGCGGCGGCACATCGTCGATGTGGCATCGAACTGCGTGCGCCGAGACGGCATCTCCGCGGCCGGGATTGGCGGGATCATGAGCGAGGCCGGCCTGACCAAAGGGGCATTCACTCCGCACTTCGAATCCAAGCACCAGCTGGTTCGTGAGGCGATGGCAAGTGCTCTCGGCGATCAGCAACATCGGTTCGACGAAGACCGGCAAAACGGCCTGGACCTCGAAGGGGCGATCCGGCGCTATCTGAACCGCGCTCACCTCGAAGACCCCGCGAGCGGTTGCCCTTCGGCGGCGCTGCTTCCGGAAATCGCCCGCCAGCCCCTGTCCATCCGTCAGGACTACGAAAAGGCACTGCAAGGCTACGTTTCAAGTCTCGCCGCATTGCTTCCGGAGGCCGGTTCTGCGGTGAGGCGCAGCCGCGCGATGGCCATCTTCGGCCTCATGGTGGGCACTCTGCAGTTCGCGCGGGCCGTGCCCGACCGCGCGAGGGCGAAGCAAATCCTCGAGGGCGGCGTGCAAGCCGCGCTGCAGCTGGCGCAGGCTCCTTCGTCCTGA
- the cax gene encoding calcium/proton exchanger — MQTLFRDIRNTPLLWMLVFVPIVLVGEAMVPHSHTLLFVLAVLAIVPLAALLSHATEAVAAKTGDAVGGLLNATLGNLTELIIAITALRAGQYMLVKASIAGAIVTNAVFMLGACLLLGGLRYHVQEYNRAGARLSSGLLLMATVALLAPSAVADLDHLPQDGTVIHKLSVGISVLLIVAYALGLVFSLRTHKELFASADHGDGGEEHWPIGTAVATLLVVTVLVALVSEIFVESVQKAAETFGMSPAFVGFIVVSLVGAAAEFAVAFAAARKNRLDMSVSIALGSASQIALFVAPALVLLSYVVGPKPMDLQFWPGAVTMVMIATVTSAFITASGRSAWFVGALMIFIYAIFALTLYVIPPAEQG; from the coding sequence ATGCAGACTCTGTTCAGGGACATCCGGAATACCCCCTTGCTCTGGATGCTGGTCTTCGTACCCATCGTGCTGGTGGGCGAGGCGATGGTGCCGCATTCCCACACGCTCCTGTTCGTGCTGGCCGTGCTTGCCATCGTGCCGCTGGCGGCCCTGCTCAGCCACGCCACCGAGGCGGTCGCCGCGAAGACCGGCGATGCCGTGGGCGGCCTGCTCAATGCCACGCTCGGCAATCTGACGGAGTTAATCATCGCCATCACGGCGCTGCGGGCGGGCCAGTACATGCTGGTGAAGGCTTCGATCGCGGGCGCGATCGTCACCAATGCGGTGTTCATGCTCGGGGCCTGCCTGCTCCTCGGCGGTCTGCGCTACCACGTGCAGGAGTACAATCGCGCCGGCGCGCGGCTTTCGTCCGGCCTGTTGCTGATGGCAACCGTCGCCCTGCTTGCGCCGTCGGCGGTCGCCGATCTCGATCATCTGCCCCAGGACGGGACCGTCATTCACAAGCTCAGCGTCGGCATTTCAGTGCTGCTCATCGTTGCCTACGCGCTGGGCCTGGTGTTCTCGCTCCGGACGCACAAGGAGTTGTTTGCAAGCGCCGATCATGGCGATGGCGGGGAGGAGCACTGGCCGATCGGAACCGCGGTCGCGACATTGCTGGTCGTCACCGTGCTGGTGGCGCTGGTGAGCGAGATCTTCGTGGAATCGGTCCAGAAGGCGGCGGAAACCTTCGGGATGAGCCCCGCTTTTGTCGGCTTCATCGTCGTCTCGCTCGTCGGCGCCGCCGCCGAATTCGCGGTTGCCTTTGCCGCGGCGCGCAAGAACCGGCTCGACATGAGCGTCAGCATTGCGCTCGGCAGCGCCTCGCAGATCGCGCTGTTCGTTGCGCCTGCGCTGGTGCTGCTCAGCTATGTCGTGGGGCCGAAGCCGATGGACCTGCAGTTCTGGCCGGGCGCCGTCACAATGGTGATGATCGCAACGGTCACGTCGGCCTTCATCACCGCGAGCGGCCGCTCGGCATGGTTCGTTGGCGCGCTGATGATCTTCATCTACGCGATCTTTGCACTGACGCTGTATGTCATCCCGCCGGCGGAGCAGGGATGA